AACAGTTTGCAAGACCCACATTTtgtctcacttaaaaaaaaaaaatcagacctccTTCATCATTTATTCATACCCACTTAGCATGTGGTACCGCTGCTTGTTTAACATCTGTATTTACACCATAACACACCGAAGCAGGGGTGGGAGCACCCAGGCAAGGAGGGACCCTGCGTGCAAGCAGCTCCAGCACCCAGAAACGGCCCTGGATGTGCAGCGACGCCAGGGATGCTCCAAGCCAGCACAGAGACCGGCACCACGCCTCTGCGTCCCAAGGGATTCAGGCTGCAAATATCCcctttaaaagtcttttccaaaaggatgctttttttaaacagggacATTTTGATTAAACCGAGTTTTGCTTGCTGCAGCACCCACCCACAACTAAAAGACATTCTCAGAACTGACCTAGTTTGGGCAATTTTTACAATATTGCAAGATCCTCCACCCAGGAGCAACAATTTCATCCCGCACCACGTTCCCACCCCACCGACGGGAGCATCCCTGCtctcctggtttgttttttttttattattttgctcttCCCATGAGCCGCAACTGCAcgaaaaggagaaacagaaaagccCCAACAACTTTTGTATTTTCCAGCACAAATATCGTCCCTCGGGACCAATAAATCTTGCAGCAACACCTTCCCACAACGCTCCAGACACCAGAACCTGGGTGCACCCAGCAAGGACCCCAACAGCAGAGCGGGGACCCCTCCAagccccctgcccgcaccccgctCCCAACACGGCTCCGAGAGGGTCTTTAAAATTGCTCTGACCTTTTTGCAGAGGGGGCTCACTCCAGCCGCCATCCCGTGTCTCCTCTCGCGTGGGCTGTCCACGAGCGTCTTTGGGGAGCCGCTCGCAGAGGGAAACGGGGGTCCCCAGGCACCTCCTTAATCGCAACAGATGGAAATTCAGGgagtcttgtttgtttgtttttttaacagccaCAAAACATTTCAGTCCAAACTCCTCTGAGCACAACATCAAGGCCAACGTTGCAAGCAGGAGCCCCCCCCCACGCCTGTGGGGAAACAACCGGGAGccgctgctccccccagccccaccacagaAGAGCAGCATCACCCCACTTTGCTCCCAATTAATTACTGGCTGCAAGCTGTGGGCAATCATCCCTATTTGGGCCCAAAGCAcctttttatcttgtttttcctcttttttttttttttttttttggcaattctCGACGAGGCTAACGGGGCCCAGGTGTTTTTCAGCACCTGGAATGCAGCAGAGCTGCACCATCACCAGACTCTTTTTACTTTAAATTGTGCAGAgaggcaaacttttttttctcttttttaacgcatgcaaaataaattcaatgtggtgggtttttttttaatgcatgcaaaataaattccatgctttttttttttttaatgcatgcaaaaaataacaataaaaattaaaaaaaaatttgcaacgTTGTAAACTCTTGCTGCTCTTAACACCTCCGAAATAAACGCAGCGCAGGGCTGCACGCTTCTTCCAACGCATGGAAAAAAaacggggggagggggcgggactTTTTCCTTGCCTCGCGCGGGGCTGCAAACTTTccggttttttttttaaatcttaacgGATTTTTCTGAATCTTACCTGGAGCCCTGCCGCGAGTCCTCCCGTCCGCGAGGGGGCGCGAGGCCGCCGCCAGGCCGCTCTACACGGCGGGGGTGGTACCGGAAGTGGCGGCGGAAGTGGCGGCCGGTGCCGGGGAGGCCTTGCCGCGGTGCTGCTTATCAGCCCCGGGCGGTGAGTCTGGTAGGGTCGCTCTCCTTCGGTTGGTACCGGCTGGGTACGGCCCGGTGCTTGTAGAGGGACCGTGGTGAGGAGCCCGGTCGTGTTGGGCCGCGCTAAAGGAGCCCGGTCGGTTAGGCCCCGGTGCCCGGTCGGTTGGGCCCTGATGAGCCCCAGTGCCCAGTGAGGGGCCCGGTCGGTTGGGCCCCCGTGCCCAGTAACGGAGCCCGGTCTGTTGGGCCCTGGTGAGTCCCGATGCCTGGTGAGGGGCTCGGTCGGTTGAGCCCCGGTGCACGGTGACAGAGGCTGGTCTGTTGGGTCCTGATGAGCCCCAGTGCCTGGTGAGGAGCCCGGTCGGTTGGGCCCCGGTGCCCAGTAACGGAGCGCGGTCTGTTGGGCCCTGGTGAGCCCCAGTGCCTGGTGAGGAGCCTGGTCGGTTGAGCCTTGGTTGTGGTTGAGCCACAAACCCCGCTGTCCGGCCATTGAGGCAGCAGCCGGCAGAGCTCTAGGGCGGCTCCCACCCCCGCCATGCCCGGCCAGGGGCCGTTAGGGGTCCGTCGGGTGCTGTTGGCACTGGTGGCCAcgctgggctggctgctggccCTGCGGCTGCTGCTCGATCTGCGGGCActggggctgctctgcggggcgcTGGCGGCGCTGGGCGGCTGGCTGGGCCCCCGGGCCCTCAGCCCACCTGGTCAGCGACTGCGGCTGGAGCGCTTTgtcagctccctgcagccccctcctcacTGCCCAGCGGCCGAGGGGAGGCTGGAGAGGGAGATTGCCAGCACCGTCCGCAAGGTGGTGCGGGACTTCGTCGCCTCCTGGTACCGCACTGTCAGCAGTGAGCCGGCCTTCGAGGCTGAGGTGGAGAAGGCCATGATGGGCCTGGCTGCCGAGCTGAGGCGGCGGATGGGTCGAGTGGACCGTCAAGCCCTggcccaccgcctcctcctcctctgcggCCATCACTTGCAGAGCTACCTGCAGGCCCGCGAGGCCCTGAGTGGCGATCCGGAGGGTGGCCGGACTATATGGCGGGAATACAGCCGGCTGGTGGGGCCGCACCCTGCCCTCTGCAGCCCGGCAGCTGAGGTGGGCTACGCCCGGGCTGCTGTGGAGACGCTACTGCGGGCGCTGGTGCCCCGACCCCACTTGGAGACGCGGACGGGACGCTTCATGGTGGTGGAGCTGGTTGCCTGCAACGTGCTGCTGCCGGCCATCAGGAAGATGGCCGACCCTGACTGGATCAACCTGCTGCTCATCGGGGCTTTCTCCAGGAAGCCCCGGGGTGAGGAGCCACTCCCTACACCCCCAGTGCCTGATGTTTTGCCCTTCACGGTGCAGACGGATGCCGCCCCTGCGGGGCTACCCCCCTCACCGAGGGCCACGGACGTGCCCAGgcgagaggcaggggctgctggcgaggaaggagaggaccCGGCGAGTGGGCTGTGCCACACGGAGGAGCCCTTCCTCCGCCCGCGAGCCCTGGGCTCCCTCTTCCCCTGCGAGGGTTTGGAGCTGGAGTCCCCCGCACCCGACACGGGCCAGGACACAGACCTGCTGGCACCGTCGCCCGCGGGGGATTTCCTCGATGAACCCCTCCAGGACACCTCTGCTGTGCTGGAGGGACCAGTCACTTCGGAGGATGGCATGGGGGACCTGGAGGAGGGCATTGCCACCAGCTCGGATGCTGGCCTGCTTCCCACCTCTGCTTTTGCGCTGAGCTCCTGCCCTGACATCCAGATCGACCCCGCAgttgagaaggaagaggaaagcccAGCTGTCCTCAAAAAGTCCTCTTCGCAGAGGCCCTCCAGCTTGGGGAGAGATCTAGGGGCAGCAGAGGGCCCACCACAAAGCCCCTCAGACCCAGGGCAGGCTCTGCCCCTGCTCTCATCCTCCCCAACGGCTTCCATCAGCACCTTCAGCTTTGAGCCCCTCAGCAGCCCCGACGGGCCGGTCGTCATCCAGAACCTGCGGATAACTGGGACCATCACTGCCCGAGAGCACAGCGGGACTGGCTTCCACCCCTACACCCTGTACACCGTCAAGGTAAAGGCTCTCCCGGCGGTCACCCCTTTTCCAAGATCCCCGCACTGCCAGGGGGGCGTGGGCTGGTGTTTGGAGAGAAGGATTTGGGCTGTGTGTGGCTCGACGACAAATTTTGTCTGGCAGCGAGGGGAGTATCAGGCACAGTGTAGCCCTGTAGCCATTCGGGTGCGGGATAGGGGTTCCCACTCTTGGCCAGGGGTCGTTTGGGGCTGTCTGAGTCTTTTGTCTCCTGTTTTCACCATTCCCTTCACTGTGAGGGATTTGTGTGCTGCGCAGCCCCTGTTCCTCAGGAAGGGTGGTCAATCTGAGGAATTGCTGGATGGGACCTCCGTGGGGTCTGGGGACTGTGGGGCCAACAGGGACCATAGCACGTCAGGATTGTTTCGGGGTCTGTAAGGATTATTGACTGTTGCCTTACTCCTCAGTATGAGACAGCCCTGGAGGGTGAGAGCACAGGCAGCCTTCAGCAAATGGCTTACCACACCGTGAACCGCCGTTACCGGGAGTTCCTTAACCTGCAGACCAGACTGGAGGAGAAACCGGAGCTCCGCAAGTTCCTGAAAAGTCAGTGCCTGCATTAGCTTCCCGAGAAAATACTTCTCCCTCTCGCCCCCGTCCGTGCTCCTTTGCTCTGAGGCTATCCTGTCCTGCCTgcgcagctctgggtgctgggctgttTGTGATGCCCAtgtccttgctctgtgcagagctGGCTAGAGGAGAACTTTATTTCTTTTGGCAGCAAATTCCAGTGTTTCAAAACAATCCGTGCTCCTGTTCGGATCACAAGACTTGCTTTTGTGGTTTTGCACCTTAGCAATGAATAGAAACACTGGTATCTGCAAGTGTCGTTTGCGTATAAGAAAGTCAAGTAGTATGTGTTGAACCTAagcttttttaagaaagaaaacaatgttttttctaATGCTACTTATGTGTAAAACTTCACTGAATTTAGCATGTTCCTACATAATCCTTTGGTTTTGACTGGGAAGCTGCTTTGTTGAGAATTTTTGGGCTCTTTGAGTGATCTAAAGTCGTGTTCTTGCTTCTTTAACATTAAAGGCATGGATGATATGATATCAGCAGAACGCAAGTTCTGTATGGATTTAAGATCTGATTCAGCGACCGTGGTTTGAGGGGTGTATTATCTTGGGCTGATGCCGTGGGTAGTGGTAGTCTAAAGCATGACAGCATTAAGATTTTAAAACAACTGTTCCAGTTTTCTCAAGCTTGCTAAtgggtttgtttcctttttgtagaTATCAAAGGCCCAAAGAAACTGTTCCCTGATCTCCCATTTGGAAACATGGACAGTGATAAAGTGGAAGCCAGAAAAAGTCTGCTAGAATCTTTCTTGAAGGTGAGATACTTGCTTGTGTGCGCCTGTGAGCTAGAAAGCAGCGCGCGGGACAGCTCTGGACTGACGGGCCGTGGAGCACATCGGATCTCTTCCACTGCGCTTTACATGATCAAGCTGGGAAACTGACTCAAAAAAGATCTAAAGCTACATCTTTCCTTGCAGCAATTGTGTGCAGTCCCTGAGATTGCAAACAGTGAGGAGGTGCAGGAGTTCCTCGCCCTGAACACCGACGCCAGGATCGCTTTCGTCAAGAAGCCCTTTGTTGTCTCCAGGATAGACAAGGTAGACAAGTGGGAAACTGGTTATCTGAACCACTTTTGACTGCACCTAGACATGGCTCTTGGGCTTCAATGTCTAGATATATGGCTGCGGCAGCAGTAACCAAAAAATTCGGATGCTCTCTGGGTAGCTGGGCTCAGCTCGCCCAGAAAGCCATAAAGCTAGGGAGAGTCAGAGCCCATCTCAAGGAGCCTGGGGGTTATCATGGAAAATAGAGCGCAAGTTTGAAAACTCTTAATTCATATTCAAGGAATAGGAATATATTCAAGAATTGACGGCACTGCTGGCTTTTGCAGATCGTTGTCAATGCCATTGTGGACACCTTGAAGACGGCGTTCCCCAGGTCagagccccagagccccacggaGGATCTCAGCGAGTCTGAAGTGGATGGGAAATCTCAGACAGACGGGAAGAAGGCTAACAGGTAAGGGCTCCTTCAACTTCCCCTGTGCTTTATGTAGAACATGGATTTCGTACGTAAACTGACTCCATTGTGGGGAAGTACCGACTTGGTGCTTTACCTGTCATGGATAATACATTGCTGTCGTACTGTAGCtgaattgttttctctttcacgTACTGAGCAAGGGTTTTGAGTTCCTGTTTGGATAAAGGATTTTCTAAGAATGCTCAGGTTTTCACAGAAGGTGGGTTTCCTCCTGAGGGAGCTGTGAGGTGGTGGCATTTGCCAGCAAAGATGTTGACGCTCCTGGAGAATTGCTTTTTACCCTTAAACATGAGCATGACCTATATATGTGGTGGGTCACTGCAAAATACAGCTATAAGTTGTCTACCTGAAGGCTCACTCCTGCCTCTCCCACGTATTTTGCCAGTGGCATGCCGCCTTGCCCAGCAAACATTTGCATATTTGTTAAGGAGTAGTGTTTAAGGTCATTGCACGTATGTTGCTCACCAAGAGTTTATTTGCTGTTGCTGGTAGTGACGAGCCCCATTGTGCTCATCAGTGATTCTTCCCTTACAGAAGAAGCACGAGTATGGCTTTTTTTCCGGAAAAGTGATGTTTTGCTAGAAAAAGCTGCTTTGGacaaaaagacaaaccaaaaaaGTACAAGTTTTGAAGCGTCTTGGCCGAAAAGGACATTCCTTAATGATAAACAGGCTACTTTATAATTTGTCCCACAATCCCAAACGCCCTTTCGTATCCTCCTTTCTGTGTGTGCGTGTTTATAATTGGATTTCACAATCCTGCTGAGCATGTTTCATCTCAGAGGCTTTTCTGAACGCTTTTCTGAACACTTTCCTGTGTATGCTGCAATGCTCACTCCTCACTGAACAGAAATGCCTACATCTGCATGTAAACTTATATGTAACATACCTGCCAAAGAAGGTGTATGTGTGTGATGGATGTTGGAAAGCCTTGGCTAGGCCCATGTGTAGTTAAGGAAAAGCTCTCTAATGCTTTTGTGGCATGGTTTTACTGTCACCTCTCAGTTATCCTGGGGGCAGATGCTTTTTTGAACCACTTTAGGTCTGATCAGACTTCTTAGCTTGGACATGACCCAGGACAAAGATAGTTGGTCCAGGTTCTTGGCTGAGGCTGGAAAACACATCGCTCACAGCTTGCGGAGGAAACCCTGACTGTGCCGTGTCTCTCCTCCTCAGGTCCAGACTGAGGTTCTCATCCAGTAAAATTGCTCCGGTGCTGAGCGTGAGTGAAGCGCATGACAGGATCGTGTACTCTATCAGGGAGGGCAGCACTGTAAGTTCAGATCCCTCTTGCAATCCTTTCATGATCCTAATCGTTGCCCTGTTTGGGTGCTGGCTTGGAATAATCCGGGTGCACGGGGGTTGTGGCTGCTGCAGCCTTCTTCCCGCGTGCCAGGTCTTTGCAGAAAGGCAATAAGCAGTCCTAGTTGTGCTGTTGGCTACAGCAAGGTGCAAACCAGGTGGTGGGAGGTCGGAGTAGTGGAGATCTCGTGTATCTGTTCTGTGTGCATCTCACTGCTGTGATACTAACACACCGGTGCTTTTGTAGGTCTCTGGCACCCTGTCGCTGGCTGCTATGGAGTCCTTCATCCAGAAGCAGGAGAAGCTGCTGGAGGCAGTCCCCAGCAAAGCTCCCGAAGGCGAGGGCGGCAGAGAAGCTAAGGAAAGCTCCGTGCGGGAGGATATGGACGGGCTGGGCACATCGGAGCAGGGAGCACATCCGGACACAGACTCTGGTGAGCTCAGCCCCTCTATTAGTGCTTCACCGTATCTCCCTTGGTACTGCGACAGCTCCGACATCTCAGCTTGCAAGGTTTTCAGCATGAGGACTTGGTCTCCTGCCTGTTGCACCTTGATTAAAGGGAAGGCAAACTGAGTTTTTCCGGTCCTGTTAGGTGATTGCTCTGGTCTTTATTGCTATTGGAAGCAAATTGGGTCTTGTTGTGTCACTGTAGATCTTCACCTTAGTGTACTCAGTACAGTTACTGCAGAAATAAGTTTCTTAAGGACTGCTTAAACTGCCAATGTTGTAAAGTCAAGCTCTTAGGAACTGATAAATGGCCAAATGACGGTTTCTTGGTAGTCTCAAGTTAGCCTTGATATCTCCATGCACTGTAAAAGGACCTTTTGAGATTCAGTGAAGTTTGGATAGATTTGGTGGGAATAGCAAATATGTAATCGCTGTTCAAGGAAAGATGTTCCTTTTCTGGTTATAGATCCCTCCCCTGAAGCTCAGGGGTGCTATCGCCTCTCAGACCAGTTACAAGATTATCCTGAATGCGAGCAAAAATATGTTCTCTAATCTTTTTCTTGGAATAGTTGAGCTGTATCAGCTGGAAGTTTCCAAAAATTTCACTCCCGTGGTTCAAGTTTGGCAAGCTCTGACTGAAAGCACGTGCTTGTGACAGGATGGATCTGGTATTCTGGAACCTACCCTGTGCTACCAGCTTCGCCTATAATCTTTGAACACACGCCCGCGGTTGTtttggggctgctggggagcaggactgGAATTGGAGGCCAGCGCTCTGCACAGAGCACAAGAGATACAGGCAGGCCAAGTTAGCTGAACTCTTAAGGAAATTTAAGGTAAACGATGTCAAATGCCTGCAGGTCTGTGATGCTTCAGAGCTGAGACAGAGCAGGCTGGTCTGGCAGGGTAAGGGGGATGAAAGTCTGGGGAGCAGCTGGCTAAAAAGGCAACCAGTGTCCCTATCTGCTCACTGGGTGACTTCTTGGAAGAGGTTGGCCAGCAGCTCTCTGAGGAAAGGGACTTGGATGCTACGGGAATAAACAGAGCTTGCTGGCGATGCACTTTGTATGGGGTTATGGTGAAGCTAAACAGCCTGCTCCAGTTTTTGCACAGGGAAGTCAAGTCTTAAAGGGCAGAGCAAGTGAGGAGTAACTTGTGCATGGCCCAGAGCAAGAGGCAGCAAATGCCCTCACATGCCCTGTCTTTTCCAAGTGAAACGGCCTGGAGTTAATTAGTCCAGCTCGTatgcagcagggagaggaagaggaaggaaggagacgtGCTGGGGTCCAGAATCCCTCTCCTCTTTATCTCCAGCAGTAAATCGTGTGTGAACAGGCTCATTGGCTCTCTGCAGACAGAGAGTGGTTGAAAGATCAGGCGTCAGGGAGGGTCAGAGTAGGGGAAGCTGCTGTACAGGAGCTCGCTCTGCCAACAGAGCTGACGCAGTAGCCTCAGGTTGGGGTGCTGGCCTAGGAGTGATTGTCTCATGCAGGTTTGTGGTACCTTGAGCTTATTCTGCATAACACCTATGATGCTTTGGGGCCAAGCCACATAAAAGTAATTCTCTAGCGAGTCGGAATGTGTTTATGCTGTAGGCTTTGACATCCTCCTGAGGATCAGAGAGAAGTTTTACTGTCCCAGATCTGTGTCACCAGGGATATGTGGGCATGTGTGGGTGGGTTTTTGTCTGAACTGATGCATCTGGTTTATCCAGATGTGGTTCATCTGTCTTCCTGCTGAGATTTGGACCTGCCACACGATGGCAGCCTGCAGACACCGACCGGAGTCTTGCGCCTGGAAAACTGCACGTTGGAAGCGGGGAAAGTGTTGCTGAAGACTAGGAAAATAGTCCTCAGCAATGTACCTTTCTCCTGGCTATAGTCACTGCCTTCTTCCTCACCTGTTTCGGGCGCATGCCATCCCCGTGCATGGACTGGGGTTTGATAATCCCTTGGCTTACCTGAGAACGAACTGAGCACTCGGAGCAGCCACGTTCTGGTCTGGTTCGCCCCTTGGTAGGGAGATTGGGGCTGCTTGGATGAAAGTGGAAATGAAAGAGAGTGATCGGGGCAGGAGCCTGGGAGGGCAGGCTCCCCAGGCTGGCTGTGCCGCAGCAGATCATCTGCATGTGGCAGAAGGTGCTAGGCTGGGGAGAAGACCGTCAAGCAGGCTGTTGGGGAAAAGAGTGAGTTTCAGATGATGCTTTCCACCAGGTTTGCTTAGGCGCTGAGTTGGCTTCTTCATCtgaccctcctcttcctcctggcagaCTCTGAGACAGCTTTGGCTGACCTGGCCCTGGACGTGCTTCGTCTGCTGCTGATGGATCACTGGAGCTGGCTGTGCACGGAGAACATCCAGAAGGTCTTCCACCTGCTCTTCGGGACCCTCATTCAAAGGTAAGGCCTCAGCGACCAACCTCACAGCTCTGTGAGGTGGCATTGCCTCTGGAGTTAGTCTAAAATGGAGCTTCTGCCTGAATGCAGATAAATGCTTTCCGTCGCATCAAACGACAAGGTTCTGTAAAGAAGGTGTCGTGTGTATGTAGAGTAAACATCTCGCAGATTTGCACTAGGAGCTGTTTTCACTGTGAGCAGCAACGTAACTAGTAGGCAGCCTCCTGTCCTTTAACAACAGGGGAAAGGAAGGATCCAGACCTGGGAATAGGAGGTTTCTTGCCTCGTGAAAGGGCAAGAGCGCCCAGCTCCTTGGCTCTTCAGGGAGAGATTGGTCTCTGCTGACCTCCTGGTCTCTCGCTGACCAGGGGCTCAGCTTGTTCTTTGCACAAAAGGAGAATGAACAGGCACAGGGAACAGCGTCTTGTCAAGTAACAGCTTGGAGTGTGGCCTCCCAGGGCCTTTGCTCTCGCTGATGCACCCCTTTCTGATCTGCGGTGGGCCAGTAGTGCCTGTGCCTTGGGCATTGACCCACAGATGTATTAGGGAAAGACTTCCTTTCCAGCTGGTATGTACTTGCCAAGCTTTTCTGAGGCCAGTGTCTCTGTGTGGTAAGGCACCAGGCCAAGACACACAAACAGagagcatttctgttttcttgtgtgGGTCGGTGACCATCACTAGCTGAGGATATGGTCCTTTAGAGTCAAAGGAAAGCCTTCCCGGAAAGGCTTTGGCTAGGGGGAGCCTCGGAGCAGCGCTTTTCCCACTCCTGTGCCCTTTTGTCTCTCGCAGGCATTCAAAGCCAGCGTCAGAATGTGCAGGGCAGCACGTTATAACCAAGCTGGTAATTTAAGCTGCCCTCAGCAGAGGTTGCTGGAGCGCTTTGAGGTCAGGGGCTGCTGGCCATCACTCCCCAGTCTGTTTCCgtgggtgggaggaggtgggtTTTGCTCCCATTTCTCCAAAATGGGCTCTGGTCTCTTGGGGAATGAGCTGGAACCCAATCCTTGTGTGTAAGCACAGAAGTATGAGGGCTTGAATATGCACGTCATCACCTCCTAATAAGCTGCGTCCCGGTCAGCCAGGGAGCCAGCGGCACCGACACGTGGCATTGGTATTTTCCACTAGAGAAGCTGTCATACACACAGCACATGCCTGGCTCTGGAAAGTGGAGGAGCTCCGCAGGTTGTGCTA
This region of Calonectris borealis chromosome 24, bCalBor7.hap1.2, whole genome shotgun sequence genomic DNA includes:
- the SNX19 gene encoding sorting nexin-19 isoform X5 encodes the protein MPGQGPLGVRRVLLALVATLGWLLALRLLLDLRALGLLCGALAALGGWLGPRALSPPGQRLRLERFVSSLQPPPHCPAAEGRLEREIASTVRKVVRDFVASWYRTVSSEPAFEAEVEKAMMGLAAELRRRMGRVDRQALAHRLLLLCGHHLQSYLQAREALSGDPEGGRTIWREYSRLVGPHPALCSPAAEVGYARAAVETLLRALVPRPHLETRTGRFMVVELVACNVLLPAIRKMADPDWINLLLIGAFSRKPRGEEPLPTPPVPDVLPFTVQTDAAPAGLPPSPRATDVPRREAGAAGEEGEDPASGLCHTEEPFLRPRALGSLFPCEGLELESPAPDTGQDTDLLAPSPAGDFLDEPLQDTSAVLEGPVTSEDGMGDLEEGIATSSDAGLLPTSAFALSSCPDIQIDPAVEKEEESPAVLKKSSSQRPSSLGRDLGAAEGPPQSPSDPGQALPLLSSSPTASISTFSFEPLSSPDGPVVIQNLRITGTITAREHSGTGFHPYTLYTVKYETALEGESTGSLQQMAYHTVNRRYREFLNLQTRLEEKPELRKFLKNIKGPKKLFPDLPFGNMDSDKVEARKSLLESFLKQLCAVPEIANSEEVQEFLALNTDARIAFVKKPFVVSRIDKIVVNAIVDTLKTAFPRSEPQSPTEDLSESEVDGKSQTDGKKANRSRLRFSSSKIAPVLSVSEAHDRIVYSIREGSTVSGTLSLAAMESFIQKQEKLLEAVPSKAPEGEGGREAKESSVREDMDGLGTSEQGAHPDTDSDSETALADLALDVLRLLLMDHWSWLCTENIQKVFHLLFGTLIQRWLEVQVVNLTCTQRWVQYLQLLQESIWPGGVLPAVPKPARTEEQKKAAAEQALHSLMGILPSVIQEILGTSKCRMSWNLVLESLGQPVINRLSRECETREAMWRSLAFVLEESERHPEKQGLCRPISTFLGHCCLGSSPRYRSWRRKAGKAGGRVI
- the SNX19 gene encoding sorting nexin-19 isoform X2, encoding MPGQGPLGVRRVLLALVATLGWLLALRLLLDLRALGLLCGALAALGGWLGPRALSPPGQRLRLERFVSSLQPPPHCPAAEGRLEREIASTVRKVVRDFVASWYRTVSSEPAFEAEVEKAMMGLAAELRRRMGRVDRQALAHRLLLLCGHHLQSYLQAREALSGDPEGGRTIWREYSRLVGPHPALCSPAAEVGYARAAVETLLRALVPRPHLETRTGRFMVVELVACNVLLPAIRKMADPDWINLLLIGAFSRKPRGEEPLPTPPVPDVLPFTVQTDAAPAGLPPSPRATDVPRREAGAAGEEGEDPASGLCHTEEPFLRPRALGSLFPCEGLELESPAPDTGQDTDLLAPSPAGDFLDEPLQDTSAVLEGPVTSEDGMGDLEEGIATSSDAGLLPTSAFALSSCPDIQIDPAVEKEEESPAVLKKSSSQRPSSLGRDLGAAEGPPQSPSDPGQALPLLSSSPTASISTFSFEPLSSPDGPVVIQNLRITGTITAREHSGTGFHPYTLYTVKYETALEGESTGSLQQMAYHTVNRRYREFLNLQTRLEEKPELRKFLKNIKGPKKLFPDLPFGNMDSDKVEARKSLLESFLKQLCAVPEIANSEEVQEFLALNTDARIAFVKKPFVVSRIDKIVVNAIVDTLKTAFPRSEPQSPTEDLSESEVDGKSQTDGKKANRSRLRFSSSKIAPVLSVSEAHDRIVYSIREGSTVSGTLSLAAMESFIQKQEKLLEAVPSKAPEGEGGREAKESSVREDMDGLGTSEQGAHPDTDSDSETALADLALDVLRLLLMDHWSWLCTENIQKVFHLLFGTLIQRWLEVQVVNLTCTQRWVQYLQLLQESIWPGGVLPAVPKPARTEEQKKAAAEQALHSLMGILPSVIQEILGTSKCRMSWNLVLESLGQPVINRLSRECETREAMWRSLAFVLEESERHPEKQGLCRPISTFLGHCCLGSSPRYRSWRRKADYLPSPSGRGLGRGSCSPRKRAVGKSE
- the SNX19 gene encoding sorting nexin-19 isoform X1, whose amino-acid sequence is MPGQGPLGVRRVLLALVATLGWLLALRLLLDLRALGLLCGALAALGGWLGPRALSPPGQRLRLERFVSSLQPPPHCPAAEGRLEREIASTVRKVVRDFVASWYRTVSSEPAFEAEVEKAMMGLAAELRRRMGRVDRQALAHRLLLLCGHHLQSYLQAREALSGDPEGGRTIWREYSRLVGPHPALCSPAAEVGYARAAVETLLRALVPRPHLETRTGRFMVVELVACNVLLPAIRKMADPDWINLLLIGAFSRKPRGEEPLPTPPVPDVLPFTVQTDAAPAGLPPSPRATDVPRREAGAAGEEGEDPASGLCHTEEPFLRPRALGSLFPCEGLELESPAPDTGQDTDLLAPSPAGDFLDEPLQDTSAVLEGPVTSEDGMGDLEEGIATSSDAGLLPTSAFALSSCPDIQIDPAVEKEEESPAVLKKSSSQRPSSLGRDLGAAEGPPQSPSDPGQALPLLSSSPTASISTFSFEPLSSPDGPVVIQNLRITGTITAREHSGTGFHPYTLYTVKYETALEGESTGSLQQMAYHTVNRRYREFLNLQTRLEEKPELRKFLKNIKGPKKLFPDLPFGNMDSDKVEARKSLLESFLKQLCAVPEIANSEEVQEFLALNTDARIAFVKKPFVVSRIDKIVVNAIVDTLKTAFPRSEPQSPTEDLSESEVDGKSQTDGKKANRSRLRFSSSKIAPVLSVSEAHDRIVYSIREGSTVSGTLSLAAMESFIQKQEKLLEAVPSKAPEGEGGREAKESSVREDMDGLGTSEQGAHPDTDSDSETALADLALDVLRLLLMDHWSWLCTENIQKVFHLLFGTLIQRWLEVQVVNLTCTQRWVQYLQLLQESIWPGGVLPAVPKPARTEEQKKAAAEQALHSLMGILPSVIQEILGTSKCRMSWNLVLESLGQPVINRLSRECETREAMWRSLAFVLEESERHPEKQGLCRPISTFLGHCCLGSSPRYRSWRRKAGSFLALVISPATARCPTNVPEFLAKHQGR
- the SNX19 gene encoding sorting nexin-19 isoform X10, whose amino-acid sequence is MPGQGPLGVRRVLLALVATLGWLLALRLLLDLRALGLLCGALAALGGWLGPRALSPPGQRLRLERFVSSLQPPPHCPAAEGRLEREIASTVRKVVRDFVASWYRTVSSEPAFEAEVEKAMMGLAAELRRRMGRVDRQALAHRLLLLCGHHLQSYLQAREALSGDPEGGRTIWREYSRLVGPHPALCSPAAEVGYARAAVETLLRALVPRPHLETRTGRFMVVELVACNVLLPAIRKMADPDWINLLLIGAFSRKPRGEEPLPTPPVPDVLPFTVQTDAAPAGLPPSPRATDVPRREAGAAGEEGEDPASGLCHTEEPFLRPRALGSLFPCEGLELESPAPDTGQDTDLLAPSPAGDFLDEPLQDTSAVLEGPVTSEDGMGDLEEGIATSSDAGLLPTSAFALSSCPDIQIDPAVEKEEESPAVLKKSSSQRPSSLGRDLGAAEGPPQSPSDPGQALPLLSSSPTASISTFSFEPLSSPDGPVVIQNLRITGTITAREHSGTGFHPYTLYTVKYETALEGESTGSLQQMAYHTVNRRYREFLNLQTRLEEKPELRKFLKNIKGPKKLFPDLPFGNMDSDKVEARKSLLESFLKQLCAVPEIANSEEVQEFLALNTDARIAFVKKPFVVSRIDKIVVNAIVDTLKTAFPRSEPQSPTEDLSESEVDGKSQTDGKKANRSRLRFSSSKIAPVLSVSEAHDRIVYSIREGSTVSGTLSLAAMESFIQKQEKLLEAVPSKAPEGEGGREAKESSVREDMDGLGTSEQGAHPDTDSDSETALADLALDVLRLLLMDHWSWLCTENIQKVFHLLFGTLIQRVYRWPGQVWVCFEGV